One stretch of Banduia mediterranea DNA includes these proteins:
- a CDS encoding glycoside hydrolase family 5 protein: MGRAVLISLLLVLPLLGCGSREAAPTGPDPQRVERLARGVNLAHAFTASSDGPPVWNVGAQDYALIRGLGLRHVRTLIELGLIIDPGSEDGLNAAAVIELHRVIKEANRAGLMFVLALQLDDASKQRLAVDSTARQRLVTLWQVLAKALAAIPPDDLLFELLNEPTVEDAIIVQSLMAQLVAAVREVAPRHTLVVTGPHFSDAQNLLQLQPLADPNLVYSFHFYEPHNFTHQGANWGWSMWRQLHNLPYPSSPEAVAPVLDTLTADARPHAEWYGQERWNRDRLAAPIMQVAEWGRRHKLQIWCSEFGVYRYYVNERYRSAWLRDVRELLESGGIAWTHWDYANGFGLASGEPGERKADVATVQALGLMP, encoded by the coding sequence ATGGGTCGCGCAGTACTGATCAGTCTGTTGCTGGTGCTCCCCCTGCTGGGCTGCGGCTCACGCGAGGCGGCACCGACCGGCCCCGATCCGCAGCGGGTGGAGCGGCTCGCGCGCGGTGTCAATCTCGCGCATGCCTTCACCGCCTCCAGCGACGGACCGCCAGTGTGGAATGTCGGCGCGCAGGACTACGCACTGATTCGCGGACTCGGTCTGCGCCATGTCCGCACCCTGATCGAACTGGGCCTGATCATCGACCCCGGCAGCGAGGATGGCCTGAACGCCGCCGCGGTCATCGAGCTGCACCGTGTGATCAAGGAAGCCAACCGCGCCGGCCTGATGTTCGTCCTGGCGTTGCAACTCGACGATGCCTCCAAGCAACGGCTTGCCGTAGACTCGACCGCACGGCAAAGACTCGTGACGCTGTGGCAGGTTCTGGCCAAGGCGCTGGCCGCGATTCCGCCGGACGACCTGCTGTTCGAGTTGCTCAACGAACCGACTGTCGAGGATGCGATCATCGTCCAGTCACTGATGGCGCAGTTGGTAGCGGCGGTGCGCGAAGTGGCGCCGCGGCACACCCTGGTCGTGACCGGCCCGCATTTCTCGGATGCGCAGAACCTGCTGCAATTGCAGCCCCTGGCCGACCCGAATCTGGTCTACAGCTTCCACTTTTACGAGCCGCACAATTTCACTCATCAGGGCGCAAACTGGGGCTGGTCGATGTGGCGGCAGCTGCACAATCTGCCCTATCCATCCTCGCCGGAAGCCGTGGCGCCGGTGCTGGACACATTGACAGCCGATGCCAGGCCGCACGCCGAGTGGTACGGGCAGGAGCGCTGGAACCGGGACAGGCTCGCCGCCCCGATCATGCAGGTCGCGGAGTGGGGGCGTCGCCACAAGCTGCAAATCTGGTGCAGCGAATTCGGTGTGTATCGCTATTACGTCAATGAACGGTATCGCAGCGCCTGGCTGCGCGATGTGCGTGAGCTGCTGGAATCCGGCGGTATCGCCTGGACGCACTGGGACTATGCCAACGGGTTTGGCCTGGCGAGCGGCGAACCCGGCGAACGCAAGGCCGATGTTGCGACCGTGCAGGCATTGGGGCTGATGCCTTGA
- a CDS encoding MgtC/SapB family protein yields the protein MAPELVGYATAVGVGAMIGIERERRKGQGAHRAFAGLRTFTLSCLLGAIAGASGSIHLLLVLVMIGALAVIAYQRDAGDDPGITTEIALLLTVMLGAMAMKNAPLAAALGVVVTGLLLARTQLHRWASEVLSEQELRDGLVLAVCALVLLPLMPDRTVGPFSVLNPRALWQLLVLVLSLNACGYVAVRTLGPRLGLAFAGLASGFVSSAATIAAMGARAASTPGLRHGAVAGATLSSLATVAQLAMVVGATDLETLMALLPSLFAAGAVALVYGACFAWRGWRRTDADALPAGRAFRLRDALSFVALVAGVLLVSAAATTWLGRSGTAIAAAVAGFADAHSPAIAAAALVAAGKLHANAAVVPVLLAFSTNAVTKLVLARSAGDAAFARAVSPGIVLMTAAAWLAAWL from the coding sequence ATGGCGCCCGAACTGGTCGGCTATGCCACGGCCGTCGGTGTCGGCGCGATGATCGGTATCGAACGCGAACGTCGCAAGGGCCAGGGTGCTCATCGTGCTTTCGCGGGCCTGCGCACCTTCACCCTGTCCTGTCTGCTCGGCGCCATCGCCGGCGCGTCCGGCAGCATCCATTTGCTGCTGGTTCTGGTGATGATCGGCGCACTGGCGGTCATCGCCTACCAGCGTGACGCCGGGGACGATCCGGGGATCACCACCGAAATTGCGCTGCTGCTGACCGTCATGCTCGGCGCGATGGCCATGAAAAACGCGCCGCTGGCCGCGGCCCTGGGTGTCGTCGTCACCGGATTGCTGCTGGCGCGGACGCAACTGCATCGCTGGGCCAGCGAGGTCCTGAGCGAGCAGGAGCTGCGCGACGGGCTGGTGCTGGCGGTCTGTGCGCTGGTGTTGCTGCCGCTGATGCCGGATCGCACGGTGGGCCCGTTTTCGGTGCTCAATCCACGCGCCCTGTGGCAATTGCTGGTGCTGGTGCTGAGCCTCAACGCCTGCGGCTATGTCGCGGTGCGGACCTTGGGGCCGCGGCTTGGGCTGGCCTTTGCAGGGCTTGCCTCGGGTTTCGTGTCCAGTGCGGCCACGATCGCAGCGATGGGGGCGCGCGCGGCCTCCACACCGGGTTTGCGCCACGGCGCGGTCGCCGGTGCCACCTTGTCGTCTCTGGCGACCGTGGCGCAGTTGGCGATGGTGGTCGGCGCGACCGATCTGGAGACGCTGATGGCCCTGCTGCCCTCGCTGTTCGCCGCCGGCGCCGTGGCCTTGGTCTACGGTGCCTGTTTCGCGTGGCGCGGATGGCGCCGTACCGATGCCGATGCACTGCCGGCGGGCCGCGCCTTCCGCCTGCGCGACGCGCTGAGCTTCGTCGCCCTGGTCGCCGGTGTCCTGCTGGTGTCGGCAGCGGCCACCACATGGCTCGGCCGGTCCGGCACCGCGATCGCAGCCGCCGTCGCCGGTTTCGCCGATGCCCATTCCCCGGCCATCGCGGCTGCCGCCCTGGTCGCCGCCGGCAAACTGCACGCCAACGCGGCCGTGGTGCCGGTGCTGCTGGCCTTCAGCACCAATGCCGTGACCAAGCTCGTACTTGCCCGCAGCGCTGGCGATGCAGCGTTCGCGCGTGCGGTCAGTCCCGGCATTGTGCTGATGACCGCGGCGGCCTGGCTCGCGGCCTGGCTGTGA
- a CDS encoding TIGR04283 family arsenosugar biosynthesis glycosyltransferase: protein MTPQLSVVVPTLDEATAAPVLIRALHAQQGIELEVIIVDASPDETTARACRGLGARVLRRSRGRGRQMNAGAAASHADSLLFLHADSRPTHPRQLRRALDCLNAGIAAVGDTRTAGHFPLRFLRNRSGHGRLFRFIEAKSASNRPGTVNGDQGLLIRRDYFEALGGFDTHLPYLEDQRIAAHIFAQGRWLLLPDALETSARRFEAGGHYRVYALMALIQVMNEAGVDGFFERAAGLYAAQSELQRIELRSYLRAAAEAIAFHPRRLELTRRIARNLGGNAWQINLLMSVLRP, encoded by the coding sequence GTGACGCCGCAGCTCAGCGTCGTGGTGCCGACGCTCGACGAGGCCACGGCCGCGCCGGTGTTGATCCGGGCGCTGCACGCGCAACAGGGCATCGAGCTGGAGGTCATCATTGTGGATGCCAGCCCCGACGAGACCACCGCCCGCGCCTGTCGCGGCCTGGGGGCTCGGGTTCTGCGCAGGTCGCGCGGTCGCGGCCGGCAGATGAATGCCGGCGCCGCAGCCAGCCACGCGGACAGCCTGTTGTTTCTGCATGCCGATTCGCGACCGACACATCCGCGTCAATTGCGGCGGGCGCTCGACTGCCTGAATGCCGGAATCGCGGCGGTCGGCGACACGCGCACCGCGGGACACTTTCCGCTGCGTTTCCTGCGCAACCGGTCCGGGCACGGACGACTGTTCCGCTTCATCGAGGCCAAGAGCGCCAGCAACCGGCCGGGCACCGTCAATGGCGATCAGGGCCTGCTGATCCGGCGCGACTATTTCGAGGCGCTCGGCGGTTTCGACACGCATCTGCCGTACCTGGAGGATCAGCGCATCGCTGCCCACATCTTCGCGCAGGGCCGATGGCTGCTGTTGCCGGATGCGCTCGAAACCTCGGCAAGGCGATTCGAGGCCGGCGGTCATTATCGAGTCTACGCACTGATGGCGCTGATTCAGGTCATGAACGAGGCCGGGGTCGATGGCTTCTTCGAGCGGGCGGCCGGCCTGTATGCCGCGCAGAGCGAACTGCAGCGCATTGAGTTACGGTCTTACCTGAGAGCGGCGGCCGAGGCGATTGCCTTCCATCCACGGCGGCTCGAGCTGACGCGCCGGATCGCCAGGAACCTGGGTGGCAATGCCTGGCAGATCAACTTGCTGATGTCGGTGCTGCGCCCATGA
- the thiS gene encoding sulfur carrier protein ThiS, protein MDITVNGRPQVLPDGSSVLDLIRALKLEGRRLAIERNGEIVPRSTFAESRLNPADRLEIVHAIGGG, encoded by the coding sequence TTGGATATCACTGTCAATGGCCGTCCGCAGGTGCTGCCGGACGGCAGTTCAGTCCTCGACCTGATCCGCGCCCTGAAGCTCGAAGGTCGGCGGCTGGCGATCGAGCGCAATGGCGAGATCGTGCCGCGTTCGACCTTTGCCGAATCCCGCCTGAATCCGGCGGATCGGCTGGAAATCGTTCACGCAATCGGAGGCGGATGA
- a CDS encoding thiazole synthase: MDVRVTQSPLVIAGREYRSRLLVGTGKYKDLDETRRAIEASGAEIVTVAVRRTNLGQNPDEPNLLDVLSPDRYTILPNTAGCYTAEDAVRTCRLARELLDGHKLVKLEVLGDPKTLYPDVPATLEAARTLVADGFDVMVYTSDDPIIAKRLEEIGCVAVMPLAAPIGSGLGIQNKYNVLGIVENASVPILVDAGVGTASDAAVAMELGCDGVLMNTAIAEARDPVLMASAMKKGIEAGREAFLAGRMPRRRYASASSPLTDLPF, translated from the coding sequence ATGGACGTACGCGTCACCCAATCCCCGCTGGTCATCGCCGGCCGCGAATACCGTTCGCGGCTGCTGGTCGGCACCGGGAAATACAAGGATCTCGACGAGACCCGTCGCGCCATCGAGGCCAGCGGTGCCGAGATCGTCACGGTCGCAGTGCGCCGCACCAACCTCGGCCAGAATCCGGACGAGCCCAATCTGCTCGACGTGCTGTCGCCGGATCGTTACACCATTCTGCCGAACACGGCCGGTTGTTATACCGCCGAGGATGCGGTGCGAACCTGCCGGCTGGCGCGCGAGTTGCTGGACGGGCACAAGCTGGTCAAGCTCGAAGTGCTGGGCGATCCGAAGACGCTGTATCCGGACGTTCCGGCAACCCTGGAAGCGGCACGCACGCTGGTGGCCGACGGTTTCGACGTGATGGTCTACACCAGTGATGACCCGATCATCGCCAAGCGGCTGGAGGAGATCGGCTGTGTCGCGGTGATGCCGCTGGCGGCGCCGATCGGCTCCGGCCTCGGCATTCAGAACAAGTACAACGTGCTGGGCATCGTCGAGAACGCGAGCGTGCCGATTCTGGTCGACGCCGGCGTCGGTACCGCCTCGGACGCGGCCGTGGCGATGGAACTGGGCTGCGACGGCGTGCTGATGAACACGGCCATCGCCGAAGCGCGCGATCCGGTGCTGATGGCCTCGGCGATGAAGAAGGGCATCGAGGCGGGGCGCGAAGCGTTCCTGGCGGGCCGCATGCCGCGCCGCCGCTACGCCTCGGCGTCGTCGCCGCTGACCGATCTGCCCTTCTAG
- a CDS encoding FMN-binding negative transcriptional regulator, which translates to MATYIPSAFAGSQDDARRLIDRYPFAVLLTQGKDAPQISHLPLLFEARDGGDVLVGHVAKANPQLEPMASRMPSARRAALLGGIVGFEPAIRQVDVTLKLSQNKSAADRVGVIAGLRGENQEELLSWMLL; encoded by the coding sequence ATGGCGACCTACATTCCCAGCGCGTTCGCCGGAAGCCAGGACGATGCGCGGCGGCTGATCGATCGGTATCCGTTCGCGGTTCTGCTGACGCAGGGAAAGGACGCTCCGCAGATCTCGCATCTGCCGCTGCTGTTCGAGGCGCGGGACGGCGGCGATGTATTGGTCGGGCATGTCGCAAAGGCCAATCCGCAGCTCGAGCCGATGGCTTCGCGGATGCCGTCGGCGCGTCGGGCGGCGTTGCTGGGCGGCATCGTCGGTTTCGAACCCGCGATCCGGCAGGTCGATGTCACGCTCAAGCTGAGTCAGAACAAGAGCGCGGCGGATCGTGTAGGGGTCATCGCCGGTCTGCGTGGCGAGAATCAGGAGGAGCTGTTGTCTTGGATGCTGCTTTGA
- the trmB gene encoding tRNA (guanosine(46)-N7)-methyltransferase TrmB: MPEIDEASAPERRPIRSFVRREGRLTPAQKDALERLWSRYGLDAPPQPLDGGATFGREAPLTLEIGFGAGHHLLARAAAEPERDFVGVEVHRPGVGRVLAQAEAAGLDNLRIACFDAVEVLRDWIAPLALDELVIEFPDPWHKKRHHKRRLIQPDFVKLAVSRLRCGGHLRLATDWAHYAAQMLDVLMAEAALRNTAEGYAARPASRPVTRFEARGERLGHAVFDLDFIKLEDASALAGSRLPE; this comes from the coding sequence ATGCCTGAAATTGACGAAGCCTCCGCGCCGGAGCGCCGGCCGATCCGTTCGTTTGTTCGCCGCGAAGGCCGGCTGACGCCGGCGCAGAAGGACGCTCTGGAGCGCCTGTGGTCGCGCTATGGTCTCGATGCGCCGCCGCAGCCCTTGGACGGCGGGGCCACGTTCGGGCGCGAGGCGCCACTGACTCTGGAGATCGGCTTCGGTGCCGGACATCATCTGCTGGCCCGTGCGGCGGCGGAACCGGAGCGCGACTTCGTCGGCGTCGAGGTGCATCGCCCCGGTGTCGGTCGTGTGCTGGCGCAGGCCGAAGCGGCCGGTTTGGACAATCTGCGGATCGCCTGTTTCGATGCCGTGGAAGTCCTGCGCGACTGGATCGCACCGCTGGCGCTGGACGAACTGGTGATCGAGTTTCCCGATCCCTGGCACAAGAAACGTCATCACAAGCGGCGCCTGATTCAGCCGGATTTCGTGAAGCTGGCGGTGTCGCGGCTGCGCTGCGGCGGGCATCTGCGGCTGGCGACCGACTGGGCGCACTACGCCGCACAGATGCTGGACGTGCTGATGGCCGAAGCGGCGCTGCGCAATACCGCCGAGGGCTACGCGGCGCGACCGGCCTCGCGCCCGGTGACGCGTTTCGAAGCTCGTGGCGAACGTCTCGGCCACGCGGTCTTCGACCTCGATTTCATCAAGCTTGAAGATGCCTCGGCGCTTGCCGGATCGCGGCTTCCCGAATGA
- a CDS encoding phosphoribulokinase, which produces MSDRHPIVAVTGSSGAGTSTVIGAFDRVLTQLKLVGAFVEGDAFHAFDREQMRAAVERARIRGENFSHFGPQANLLERLEGLFREYGEHGTGTSRRYLHNEKQAREARRDIGTFTPWMPLRADSDLLIYEGLHGGVVTREVDVATHVDLLIGVVPIVNLEWIQKLSRDTSERGKAPEDVMRTILRRMPDYVHYITPQFSRTDINFQRVPLVDTANPFVLRDIPRDEESLIVIHFSPNSRAPRQFATWRRKIPGAFLSRPDTMVVPGVQQQYALELILLPALKRIAARRRTMLKGARRRIPPGGGGLSTR; this is translated from the coding sequence ATGAGCGACCGCCACCCGATCGTCGCGGTGACCGGTTCCTCCGGCGCGGGCACCAGCACGGTGATCGGCGCTTTCGATCGAGTACTGACTCAACTGAAGTTGGTAGGCGCCTTTGTCGAAGGCGATGCCTTTCATGCTTTCGATCGGGAGCAGATGCGGGCCGCCGTGGAGCGTGCCCGGATACGCGGTGAGAACTTCAGCCACTTCGGCCCACAGGCGAACCTGCTGGAACGGCTGGAAGGCTTGTTTCGCGAATACGGCGAGCATGGCACCGGAACCTCGCGCCGCTACCTTCACAACGAAAAACAGGCGCGTGAGGCGCGCCGCGACATCGGGACGTTTACGCCCTGGATGCCACTGCGGGCCGACAGCGATCTGTTGATCTACGAGGGCCTGCACGGCGGGGTGGTGACGCGCGAGGTCGATGTGGCAACGCATGTCGACCTGTTGATCGGTGTGGTGCCGATCGTCAACCTGGAATGGATACAGAAACTCAGTCGCGACACCAGCGAACGCGGCAAGGCGCCCGAGGATGTGATGCGCACGATTCTGCGACGCATGCCGGACTATGTGCACTACATCACACCGCAGTTCTCGCGCACCGACATCAATTTTCAGCGCGTGCCGCTGGTGGACACGGCCAATCCCTTCGTCCTGCGTGATATTCCAAGGGACGAGGAAAGCCTGATCGTGATCCACTTTTCGCCCAACTCGCGCGCACCGCGCCAGTTCGCGACCTGGCGCCGCAAGATTCCCGGCGCTTTCCTGTCACGGCCGGACACCATGGTGGTACCCGGCGTGCAGCAACAGTACGCTCTGGAGCTGATTCTGTTGCCGGCGCTCAAGCGTATCGCGGCACGTCGGCGCACCATGCTCAAGGGTGCGCGTCGGCGGATTCCCCCCGGTGGCGGCGGGCTGAGCACTCGCTGA
- a CDS encoding DUF1761 domain-containing protein, giving the protein MAAINLWAVLVAALSAFMLGGLWYAPPVFGKVWQRESGAPEQPGHPIKVFGGTFVLSLIAAAVFAMFLGPAPGLPLALGAGFSAGLCWVASSFGINYLFAQRSLKLFLIDGGYHTIQFTLYGLILGIWP; this is encoded by the coding sequence ATGGCAGCAATCAATCTCTGGGCCGTGCTGGTCGCGGCTCTTTCGGCATTCATGCTCGGTGGTCTGTGGTACGCGCCGCCGGTGTTTGGCAAGGTCTGGCAGCGTGAATCCGGCGCCCCGGAGCAGCCCGGGCATCCGATCAAGGTGTTCGGCGGGACCTTCGTGCTGTCGCTGATCGCGGCGGCGGTATTCGCGATGTTTCTGGGTCCGGCCCCGGGCCTGCCACTGGCGCTGGGTGCCGGCTTCTCCGCCGGCCTGTGCTGGGTGGCCTCAAGCTTCGGCATCAATTACCTGTTCGCGCAGCGCAGTCTCAAACTGTTCCTGATCGACGGCGGCTACCACACCATCCAGTTCACGCTGTACGGCCTGATTCTGGGAATCTGGCCCTGA
- a CDS encoding DUF6763 family protein → MADWLRSLDAGQWYEADGVRFEIVGIDIGQELVLVQHFDGALEEFDFENWMELSARPGAPPEDWSGALDLEPEDYGIDPDQVQPQCWNGVMNRLDELN, encoded by the coding sequence ATGGCGGATTGGCTGCGAAGCCTCGACGCGGGCCAGTGGTACGAAGCCGATGGTGTGCGATTTGAAATCGTCGGCATCGATATCGGTCAGGAGCTGGTACTGGTCCAGCATTTCGACGGCGCTCTGGAAGAGTTCGACTTCGAGAACTGGATGGAACTGAGCGCACGACCTGGCGCGCCGCCGGAGGACTGGTCCGGCGCCCTCGACCTTGAGCCCGAGGACTACGGCATCGACCCCGACCAGGTTCAGCCGCAATGCTGGAACGGCGTGATGAACCGCCTGGACGAGCTCAACTAG
- a CDS encoding AmpG family muropeptide MFS transporter yields MSEAPEPTAPPRLSGLKALRVYRHPRVTAMLFLGFSSGLPFLLVFSTLSAWLKQAGIDKTTIGMLSWVGLAYTLKFFWAPVVDRLAIPLLTRLLGRRRSWMLLAQCGIAAGLAGLSLHAPEDGLSIFAWLALLVAFSSATQDIAVDAWRIEAVGTEYQGAMAAAYQLGYRVAITVASAGALWLAADLGWRVAYLVMAACVGVGVLTTLVISEPAARANPLSAEQERRALAWVEAHAHLPKLLRDIGEWFVAAVVCPFLDFFSRIGIRTGILILAFAGCYRLTDFTMGVMANPFYLDIGYTLKEIAAIAKGYGIITQIAGTILGGVAIARFGTRRTLLAGSVLVIATNLSFATLAMTDDPGLWGLGIVIGADNLAMGVAGTALIAYLSGLTSASYTATQYALFSSFYALPGKLLMGGSGWVVDQIGWPGFFLYTSALGVPALILLYFLMRAEPANSPSTAS; encoded by the coding sequence GTGAGCGAAGCCCCGGAGCCGACGGCGCCACCGCGCCTGTCCGGCCTCAAGGCGCTGCGCGTCTACCGGCATCCGCGCGTCACGGCGATGCTGTTCCTGGGCTTCTCGTCCGGGCTGCCGTTTCTGCTGGTGTTCTCCACGCTATCCGCCTGGCTCAAGCAGGCCGGCATCGACAAGACCACGATCGGCATGCTGTCCTGGGTGGGGCTGGCCTACACCCTCAAGTTCTTCTGGGCGCCGGTGGTCGACCGCCTGGCGATACCGCTCCTGACCCGCCTGCTGGGCCGACGTCGCAGCTGGATGCTGCTCGCCCAATGCGGCATCGCCGCCGGCCTGGCCGGACTGTCCCTGCACGCTCCGGAGGACGGCCTGTCGATCTTTGCCTGGCTGGCGCTGCTGGTGGCGTTTTCATCGGCCACGCAGGATATCGCCGTGGACGCCTGGCGCATCGAGGCGGTGGGCACCGAATACCAGGGCGCGATGGCCGCCGCCTACCAACTCGGCTACCGCGTCGCGATCACCGTGGCCAGCGCCGGCGCGCTGTGGCTGGCGGCCGATCTGGGCTGGCGCGTTGCCTATCTGGTGATGGCCGCCTGCGTCGGCGTGGGGGTACTGACCACGCTGGTGATTTCCGAACCGGCGGCCCGCGCCAACCCGCTCAGTGCCGAGCAGGAACGCCGCGCCCTGGCCTGGGTGGAGGCACACGCCCACCTGCCCAAGCTGCTGCGCGATATCGGCGAATGGTTCGTCGCCGCCGTGGTCTGCCCGTTCCTGGATTTCTTCTCGCGCATCGGCATCCGCACCGGCATCCTGATCCTGGCGTTTGCCGGCTGCTACCGGCTCACCGATTTCACGATGGGGGTCATGGCCAATCCGTTCTATCTGGACATCGGCTACACGCTCAAGGAAATCGCCGCCATCGCCAAGGGCTACGGCATCATCACCCAGATTGCGGGCACGATACTCGGCGGCGTCGCCATCGCCCGTTTCGGCACGCGGCGCACGCTGCTGGCCGGCAGCGTCCTGGTGATCGCCACCAATCTGAGCTTCGCCACCCTGGCGATGACCGACGATCCGGGACTATGGGGGCTGGGCATCGTGATCGGCGCCGACAACCTGGCCATGGGCGTGGCCGGCACCGCCTTGATCGCCTATCTGTCCGGGCTTACCAGTGCCTCGTACACGGCCACGCAGTACGCGCTGTTCTCGTCGTTCTACGCACTGCCGGGCAAGCTGCTGATGGGCGGTTCCGGCTGGGTCGTGGACCAGATCGGCTGGCCGGGCTTCTTCCTCTACACTTCGGCGCTCGGCGTTCCGGCGCTGATCCTGCTCTACTTCCTGATGCGCGCCGAGCCGGCCAACAGCCCAAGCACCGCTAGTTGA
- a CDS encoding exodeoxyribonuclease III: protein MRVISLNANGIRSAARKGLFDWLPEQQADILCLQEIKAQMSDLEGDRTFSPDGWHAHFNHAQKKGYAGTAIFSRREPDAVIDRLGVAEFDDEGRYIELRFGKLSVSSLYLPSGSSGPERQASKDRFLDFFLPQMREWITSGRDYILCGDWNIAHRNIDLKNWRSNQKNSGFLPHERAWLDRLFDEVGWVDAYRALYPETEGEAYTWWSNRGQAWANNVGWRIDYQIVTPSLRDKLRAAAVYKDSRFSDHAPLTLDYAL from the coding sequence ATGCGCGTGATTTCGCTCAACGCCAACGGCATACGTTCGGCGGCCCGAAAAGGCCTGTTCGACTGGCTCCCCGAGCAGCAGGCGGACATTCTCTGCCTGCAGGAAATCAAGGCGCAGATGAGCGATCTGGAAGGTGACCGGACGTTTTCACCGGACGGCTGGCATGCGCATTTCAATCACGCCCAGAAGAAGGGCTACGCCGGCACCGCGATCTTTTCGCGGCGCGAACCGGATGCCGTGATCGATCGCCTGGGCGTCGCCGAATTCGACGACGAGGGCCGCTATATCGAACTGCGTTTCGGCAAGCTGTCGGTCTCCTCGCTGTACCTGCCGTCGGGCTCCTCCGGTCCGGAACGCCAGGCCAGCAAGGACCGCTTTCTGGATTTCTTCCTGCCGCAGATGCGCGAATGGATCACCTCTGGCCGCGACTACATCCTGTGCGGCGACTGGAACATCGCGCATCGCAATATCGACCTCAAGAACTGGCGCTCCAACCAGAAGAATTCCGGCTTTCTGCCGCACGAACGCGCCTGGCTGGACAGGCTGTTCGACGAGGTGGGCTGGGTCGATGCCTACCGCGCGCTGTACCCGGAGACCGAAGGCGAGGCCTATACCTGGTGGTCGAATCGTGGTCAGGCCTGGGCCAACAACGTGGGGTGGCGCATCGACTACCAGATCGTTACGCCTTCGCTGCGCGACAAGCTTCGCGCCGCCGCGGTCTACAAGGATTCCCGCTTTTCGGATCACGCACCGCTGACGCTGGATTACGCGCTGTGA
- the pyrE gene encoding orotate phosphoribosyltransferase encodes MKTYQTEFMELALEHDVLKFGQFTLKSGRVSPYFFNLGKISTGSALARLADAYAEALVASGIGFDMLFGPAYKGIPLVAAVAVALSRRGMDLPFAYNRKEAKAHGEGGTMVGAPPRGRVVIVDDVLTAGTALRESYHMLVAAGAEPVAAITALDRQEVGPSGRSAVAEAASELKLAILSLVTVREVLEFLGKSGGDAETIQAIENYQAQYGA; translated from the coding sequence ATGAAAACCTATCAAACCGAATTCATGGAACTGGCGCTTGAGCATGACGTGCTCAAGTTCGGCCAGTTCACGCTCAAGTCCGGGCGCGTCAGCCCGTACTTCTTCAATCTGGGCAAGATCAGCACCGGCTCGGCGCTGGCGCGTCTGGCGGATGCCTATGCCGAGGCGCTGGTCGCCAGCGGGATCGGTTTCGACATGCTGTTCGGACCGGCCTACAAGGGGATTCCGCTGGTGGCGGCGGTGGCGGTCGCCCTGTCGCGGCGCGGCATGGATCTGCCGTTTGCCTACAACCGCAAGGAGGCCAAGGCGCACGGAGAGGGCGGCACGATGGTCGGGGCGCCGCCGCGCGGTCGCGTGGTGATCGTGGACGACGTGCTGACCGCCGGAACCGCCTTGCGCGAGTCGTATCACATGCTGGTGGCGGCCGGCGCCGAGCCGGTGGCTGCGATCACGGCGCTGGATCGACAGGAGGTCGGTCCTTCGGGCCGTTCCGCCGTGGCCGAAGCCGCCAGCGAACTGAAGCTGGCGATACTGTCGCTGGTCACGGTGCGCGAGGTGCTCGAATTTCTCGGCAAGTCCGGCGGCGATGCCGAGACGATTCAGGCCATCGAAAACTATCAGGCGCAATACGGCGCCTGA